A genomic window from Lycium barbarum isolate Lr01 chromosome 4, ASM1917538v2, whole genome shotgun sequence includes:
- the LOC132636318 gene encoding 65-kDa microtubule-associated protein 1-like, which produces MAEVDAQNPLRGETSCSFLLQQLQQIWDEVGETDDDRDKMLLQIDQECLDVYKRKVDQAVKSRAHLLEALADAKVEFSRLLSALGEKTCDGIPEKTSGSIKEQLAAIAPALEKLWKQKDDRVKEFLDVQSQIEKISSEIAGTSEQVESPKVDESDLSLKKLDEFHGQLQDLQKEKSERLHKVLAFVSTIHDLCAVLGIDFFSTVTEVHPSLNDSTGVQSESITNDTLSSLARTVLALKEDKKQRLQKLQELATQLIDLWNLMDTTEEERRLFDHVTCNISASVDEVSAPGALALDLIEQAEVKVERLDQLKASRMKEISFKRQAELEDIYARAHIEIDTEAAREKIMALINSGSVDPAELLADMDNQIVNAKEEAHSRKEILDKVEKWMAACEEESWLEDYNRDHNRYNASRGAHLNLKRAEKARILVSKIPALVDSLIAKTRAWEQDRDTTFAYDGVPLLAMLDEYMMLRHDREEEKRRLRDQKKFHEQVKEQETPFGSTPSPARPLSTTKKVVGPRANGSANRRHSLNSHQNGSRSTTKDGKRDHSRTVAPVNFVAISKDDAASHISGTERLPSTP; this is translated from the exons ATGGCAGAAGTGGATGCTCAAAATCCTCTTCGTGGAGAAACAAGTTGTAGTTTTCTACTACAACAGTTGCAG CAAATATGGGATGAAGTTGGTGAAACTGATGATGATCGAGATAAGATGCTTCTTCAGATAGACCAAGAGTGCTTGGATGTCTACAAGAGAAAGGTTGATCAAGCAGTGAAGTCACGGGCTCACCTTCTTGAGGCTTTGGCAGATGCCAAAGTTGAATTCTCCAGGCTGCTATCCGCCCTTGGAGAGAAAACATGTGATGGAATT CCTGAGAAGACTTCAGGCTCAATTAAAGAACAACTTGCAGCTATAGCACCAGCGCTGGAAAAACTGTGGAAACAGAAAGACGATAGGGTAAAAGAGTTCTTGGATGTACAATCACAAATTGAGAAGATTAGCAGTGAGATAGCAGGGACTAGTGAACAAGTAGAGAGTCCTAAAGTAGACGAGTCTGATTTATCTCTTAAAAAGCTGGATGAGTTTCATGGACAGCTTCAAGATCTTCAAAAAGAAAAG AGTGAGAGACTGCACAAAGTCCTTGCATTCGTGAGCACAATACATGACCTATGTGCTGTTCTAGGCATTGACTTCTTTAGTACTGTCACTGAAGTTCACCCAAGCCTGAATGATTCTACTGGTGTACAATCAGAAAGTATAACCAATGACACACTATCAAGTCTGGCTAGAACAGTCTTAGCATTAAAGGAAGATAAGAAGCAAAGATTGCAGAAG CTCCAAGAACTTGCAACTCAGCTTATTGATTTATGGAATTTGATGGATACAACCGAAGAAGAACGAAGGTTGTTTGACCATGTCACATGCAACATATCGGCTTCAGTTGATGAAGTGTCTGCTCCTGGGGCTCTTGCTCTTGATCTGATTGAACAG GCTGAAGTGAAAGTTGAAAGACTTGATCAACTTAAAGCTAGCAGGATGAAGGAGATTTCTTTCAAAAGACAGGCTGAACTGGAAGACATTTATGCTCGTGCCCACATAGAGATTGATACTGAGGCGGCTCGAGAAAAAATTATGGCACTGATCAATTCTGGGAGTGTTGATCCTGCAGAGTTACTAGCTGACATGGACAATCAGATTGTAAATGCAAAAGAAGAGGCTCATAGCAGGAAAGAAATATTGGATAAAGTTGAGAAATGGATGGCAGCTTGTGAAGAAGAGAGCTGGCTTGAAGACTACAACCGG GATCATAACCGGTATAATGCAAGCAGAGGTGCACACTTAAATTTGAAGAGGGCTGAAAAGGCTCGGATATTGGTCAGCAAAATTCCAG CTCTTGTGGACTCCTTGATTGCCAAAACAAGAGCATGGGAACAAGATCGCGACACCACATTCGCATATGATGGTGTTCCACTGCTTGCCATGCTAGACGAATATATGATGCTCAGGCACGATagagaagaagagaaaagaaggTTGAGG GACCAGAAGAAGTTCCATGAGCAGGTCAAAGAACAAGAAACACCATTCGGATCAACACCAAGCCCTGCTCGACCGCTTAGTACAACAAAGAAGGTGGTGGGTCCACGAGCAAATGGGTCAGCCAACAGAAGGCATTCTCTTAACTCACATCAAAATGGTTCCAGGTCAACAACTAAAGATGGAAAGAGAGACCACTCAAGAACGGTTGCTCCTGTGAACTTTGTTGCCATTTCAAAAGATGACGCAGCCTCTCACATTTCCGGAACTGAACGTCTTCCCAGCACACCATAG